The following coding sequences are from one Salvia hispanica cultivar TCC Black 2014 chromosome 3, UniMelb_Shisp_WGS_1.0, whole genome shotgun sequence window:
- the LOC125214110 gene encoding pentatricopeptide repeat-containing protein At1g62350: MWRQGRNLLRRQLHLNTVDLRRAASGAASSPSLSIWRRRKEMGKEGLMVAKELKRLHCHPMRFERFMKTHVSRLLKSDLVAVLAEFQRQNLVSLSLKLYDVVRKEIWYRPDMFFYRDMLMMLARNKKVDEARMVWNDLKGEEVHFDQHTFGDLIRAFLDNGLPDEAMWIYDQMRSSPDRPLSLPYRVILKGLIAYPDLREKVKDDFVELFPDMIVYDPPDDLFSDEGHSVTDFEED, encoded by the exons ATGTGGCGTCAAGGGCGGAATCTGCTAAGGCGCCAATTGCATCTGAACACTGTCGATTTAAGGCGCGCTGCGAGCGGGGCGGCGTCTAGCCCTAGCCTGTCGATATGGCGGCGGAGGAAGGAGATGGGGAAGGAGGGTTTGATGGTGGCGAAGGAGCTCAAGCGCCTCCATTGCCACCCCATGCGCTTCGAGCGCTTCATGAAGACTCATGTCTCACGCCTCCTCAAATCCGACCTGGTTGCCGTGCTTGCTGAGTTTCAGCGCCAAAACCTCGTTTCTCTCTCGTTGAAG CTGTATGATGTGGTGCGGAAGGAAATATGGTATCGACCGGATATGTTTTTCTATCGCGATATGCTGATGATGCTTGCCAGAAACAAAAAGGTCGATGAAGCTAGGATGGTTTGGAATGATTTAAAGGGGGAGGAAGTCCATTTTGATCAGCATACATTCGGAGATCTTATTAGAGCCTTTCTGGACAATGGATTGCCAGATGAAGCAATGTGGATATACGATCAGATGAGAAGTTCACCTGATCGCCCACTATCATTGCCTTATCGTGTCATATTAAAAGGGCTAATAGCGTACCCTGATTTGAGGGAGAAGGTGAAGGATGACTTTGTGGAGTTATTCCCTGACATGATTGTTTATGATCCTCCTGATGATCTTTTCAGTGATGAAGGCCATTCAGTAACGGATTTTGAGGAGGATTAG